In Juglans microcarpa x Juglans regia isolate MS1-56 chromosome 7D, Jm3101_v1.0, whole genome shotgun sequence, the following are encoded in one genomic region:
- the LOC121238839 gene encoding uncharacterized protein LOC121238839, protein MAIEKNSFKVSRFDTELSPSSGETMSSDEDELQRRSSAVESDDADDFDDADSGAGSDDFDLLELGETEAEFCQVGSQTCSIPLELCDLPGLEDVLSVDVWNEFLTDEERLSLTKFLPDMDQETYMITLKEIFTGCNLHFGSPIKKLFDTLKGGLCEPRVALYREGLNFFQKQQYYHLLRNYQNNIVSNLCQIRDAWLNCRGYSIEERLRVFKIMKSQKSLMYEKVEDFQSDSSERESGERLWSRNIKDRKAAEKMCRHSASGVGTNLGIPSRRQSMTLEPEKKGKPNAKGILKLAGSKPPSSKDLAGRNPSVYHGLDINSGPYGSVAALPRQNKAVGYDSAAAFRPRDKMRISNDSEEMTYGMALLLDQNVPRDSVMEKSGILKVGKKRGLLRNDDSFMAVPLSSKSESVAYSRNRNSSELSEVKALTAKPPNIKTSYDFVKNSRYTDNVQQFSVGASSRGRDVKANRVDSSDCVERFLYKKTQGAAFAMDSSFRADDWDAKSKRWKTKRESPDLNYKSLRTSLPQMNERYSLSELRAEPSQEKIKGNFVQNGTGNRMLMKISDSESDSSEQFDDKDADTNPLLRSKLAFPVSVTEGSRFKSLQSGLDAKRPIFGKKNMEENVRDLGHPSKQIGGFSNHGHVPGVKNYNLKRKGKMRDTSPLYDSATKSFRDSYVSGLGKFNHDSSRKQAHKFGKNGKVRGEHVDRLHMSSLKTHPAERKQKRDVGRDYFHDDVAEDDPLDKQLLADEKGRGRFGKKGHGKEARLNDHKGRPEAPLTGCNSVTKKRKGKEDITKMHERDEDGDLQSDAPWQVDDSTPLKKKTKRKLDQDPGSSDMENSAPRVAEMGAVEMELETKLPKKQFTLITPTVHTGFSFSIIHLLSAVRLAMITPLSEDIELGKPLEEQNKNHKESVDGIPSHEKVDANVSEHGKQGNLTVQEIVNRVRSNPGDPCILETQEPLQDLVRGVLKIFSSKTAPLGAKGWKALASYETSAKSWSWIGPVSHSSSDHETIEEVTSPETWSLPHKMLVKLVDVFANWLKSGQETLRQIGSLPEPPLALMQINLDEKERFRDLRAQKSLNTISPSSEEVRSYFRMEEVLRYSVPDRAFSYTAADGRKSIVAPLRRCGGKPTSKARDHFMLKRNRPPHVTILCLVRDAAARLPGSIGTRADVCTLIRDSQYIVEDVSDAQVNQVVSGALDRLHYERDPCVQFDGERKLWVYLHREREEEDFEDDGTSSTKKWKRQKKDAAEQSDQGAVTVAYHGNGDQTGYEFCSDLNVEPSDKGMELVENDVRQNVEDNVDMNHGSEHSDTHQGHLLCDDIGLNSTRDKKLICQENSINDDFDDEIFGRERPVELLSASLL, encoded by the coding sequence ATGGCGATTGAAAAGAATAGCTTTAAGGTGTCGAGGTTTGATACGGAGCTTTCGCCTAGTAGTGGGGAGACTATGTCCAGCGATGAGGATGAGCTTCAACGGCGTAGCTCGGCGGTTGAATCGGATGACGCTGATGACTTTGATGATGCAGATTCTGGGGCAGGGTCCGACGACTTTGATTTGTTGGAGTTGGGAGAAACCGAGGCAGAGTTTTGCCAAGTTGGGAGTCAGACTTGTAGTATTCCATTAGAGCTCTGTGATCTTCCTGGTCTGGAGGATGTATTGTCGGTGGATGTGTGGAATGAATTCTTGACTGACGAGGAGAGGTTAAGTCTCACTAAGTTTCTTCCGGACATGGACCAAGAAACGTATATGATTACTCTCAAAGAGATTTTTACGGGTTGCAATTTGCACTTTGGGAGCCCAATTAAGAAATTGTTTGACACCTTGAAGGGAGGTTTGTGTGAACCAAGGGTAGCTCTTTACCGGGAAGGTTTGAATTTCTTTCAGAAGCAGCAATACTACCATCTTTTGAGGAATTATCAGAACAATATTGTTAGTAACCTTTGTCAGATAAGGGATGCTTGGCTTAATTGTAGGGGATACAGTATTGAAGAGCGGCTCCGCGTGTTCAAGATAATGAAAAGCCAAAAGAGTTTGATGTATGAGAAAGTGGAAGACTTTCAGTCTGATTCATCAGAGAGAGAGTCAGGCGAACGTTTGTGGAGCAGAAACATCAAGGACAGGAAAGCTGCAGAGAAAATGTGTCGTCATTCTGCTTCTGGAGTAGGCACAAATCTGGGCATTCCTTCACGAAGACAGTCGATGACTTTGGAGccagaaaaaaaaggaaagccGAATGCAAAAGGTATATTGAAGTTGGCTGGGTCGAAGCCACCATCATCTAAGGATTTAGCAGGCCGCAATCCTTCTGTTTACCATGGTTTAGATATAAATTCTGGGCCATACGGTTCGGTAGCTGCTCTTCCTCGGCAGAATAAGGCTGTGGGATATGATTCGGCAGCGGCATTCAGGCCAAGGGATAAGATGAGAATCAGTAATGATTCTGAAGAAATGACATATGGAATGGCTCTCTTACTGGATCAAAATGTCCCACGTGACAGTGTGATGGAGAAATCTGGGATTTTGAAAGTTGGAAAGAAGCGTGGGCTTTTAAGAAATGATGACAGTTTTATGGCTGTGCCTTTGTCTTCAAAAAGTGAGTCAGTTGCCTATAGTAGGAACAGGAATTCAAGTGAATTGTCAGAGGTAAAGGCGTTGACTGCAAAGCCTCCTAATATCAAAACCTCCTATGACTTTGTTAAGAATTCCAGGTATACCGATAATGTTCAGCAATTCTCAGTTGGGGCTTCATCTAGAGGCCGGGATGTGAAAGCAAATAGAGTTGACTCATCAGATTGTGTTGAACGATTTTTGTATAAGAAAACTCAGGGGGCGGCTTTTGCTATGGATTCCTCGTTTAGAGCAGATGATTGGGACGCTAAAAGTAAAAGATGGAAGACAAAGCGGGAGTCTCCTGATCTGAATTACAAGTCACTTAGAACTTCTTTACCACAGATGAATGAAAGATATTCACTGTCTGAGTTGAGAGCAGAACCATCACAAGAGAAGATTAAAGGTAATTTTGTGCAGAATGGGACGGGTAATAGAATGTTGATGAAAATTTCAGACTCAGAATCAGACTCATCTGAACAATTTGACGACAAAGATGCAGATACCAATCCTTTATTAAGAAGCAAGTTAGCTTTCCCAGTTAGTGTTACAGAAGGCTCTCGATTTAAGTCGTTGCAGTCTGGCCTAGATGCTAAAAGGCCCatatttgggaagaaaaacATGGAGGAGAATGTACGGGATCTTGGACATCCTTCAAAACAAATTGGTGGCTTTAGCAATCATGGGCATGTGCCAGGAGTAAAAAACTACAATTTGAAGCGGAAGGGTAAGATGCGGGATACCAGTCCCTTGTATGATTCTGCCACTAAGTCTTTTAGAGACAGCTATGTTTCGGGCTTGGGTAAGTTTAATCATGATAGTAGTAGGAAACAAGCACACAAATTTGGAAAGAATGGTAAGGTACGTGGGGAACATGTTGACAGGTTACACATGTCCTCATTGAAGACTCACCCTGCTGAGCGGAAGCAGAAAAGAGATGTTGGCCGTGATTATTTCCATGATGATGTTGCTGAGGATGATCCACTTGATAAACAATTGTTGGCAGATGAAAAAGGGAGGGGTAGATTTGGGAAGAAAGGTCACGGTAAAGAAGCACGTTTAAATGATCATAAGGGAAGACCTGAGGCGCCATTAACAGGTTGCAATTCAGTGACAAAGAAGCGGAAAGGAAAGGAGGATATAACAAAGATGCATGAAAGAGACGAAGATGGTGATCTACAGTCTGATGCTCCATGGCAAGTTGATGATTCCACTCCTCTGAAGAAGAAAACGAAAAGGAAACTAGACCAAGACCCTGGTAGTTCAGACATGGAAAACTCTGCGCCACGTGTTGCAGAAATGGGAGCAGTGGAGATGGAGCTGGAAACCAAACTACCTAAAAAACAATTTACCCTCATTACACCTACAGTTCATACGGGCTTCTCATTTTCTATTATACATCTTCTTTCTGCAGTTCGGTTGGCAATGATTACTCCACTTTCAGAAGATATAGAGCTTGGCAAACCCCTAGAGGAGCAGAACAAAAATCACAAGGAAAGTGTTGATGGGATTCCTTCTCACGAGAAGGTGGATGCCAATGTCTCAGAGCATGGCAAGCAAGGGAATCTCACTGTTCAGGAGATTGTTAACCGTGTCAGGTCGAACCCTGGAGATCCTTGTATCCTTGAGACTCAAGAGCCACTACAGGATTTAGTGAGAGGAGTTCTGAAGATATTTTCATCGAAAACAGCACCTTTAGGAGCGAAAGGTTGGAAGGCACTTGCATCCTATGAAACGTCTGCAAAAAGTTGGTCCTGGATTGGTCCAGTTTCTCATAGTTCATCAGATCACGAGACTATTGAGGAGGTGACATCTCCTGAGACTTGGAGTCTTCCTCACAAAATGCTGGTGAAGTTAGTTGATGTTTTTGCTAACTGGCTGAAAAGTGGTCAGGAGACACTTCGACAAATAGGGAGTCTCCCTGAACCGCCTCTGGCACTGATGCAGATCAACctggatgagaaagaaaggTTCAGGGACCTGAGAGCTCAAAAGAGTCTTAACACCATTAGCCCAAGCTCTGAAGAAGTCCGTTCCTATTTTCGTATGGAGGAAGTTCTTAGGTATTCAGTTCCTGACAGGGCCTTCTCTTACACGGCAGCTGATGGTAGAAAATCCATTGTTGCTCCCTTGAGAAGGTGTGGTGGAAAGCCTACTTCAAAAGCTCGAGACCATTTTATGCTTAAACGTAACCGACCACCACATGTTACTATTCTTTGTCTTGTGAGAGATGCTGCTGCTAGATTGCCTGGAAGTATTGGTACCAGAGCAGATGTTTGTACGTTGATAAGAGATTCCCAATATATTGTGGAAGACGTGTCTGATGCACAAGTTAATCAAGTTGTTAGTGGGGCCCTGGACCGTTTGCATTATGAACGTGACCCTTGTGTGCAATTTGACGGTGAAAGGAAATTATGGGTTTATTTACATcgggaaagagaagaagaagattttgaAGATGATGGTACTTCATCTACGAAGAAATGGAAGCGGCAGAAGAAAGATGCTGCTGAGCAGTCTGACCAGGGGGCAGTGACTGTTGCATATCATGGTAATGGGGATCAAACTGGATATGAGTTCTGCTCTGATCTCAATGTAGAGCCATCTGATAAGGGAATGGAACTTGTAGAGAATGATGTGAGACAAAATGTGGAGGATAATGTTGATATGAATCATGGATCTGAGCACAGTGACACTCATCAGGGTCATCTGCTTTGTGATGATATTGGCTTAAATTCTACACGAGACAAGAAATTGATCTGTCAAGAAAATTCCataaatgatgattttgatgacgaaatatttgggagagagaggccagTTGAACTCCTTAGTGCAAGCTTATTGTGA